From Thermotoga sp., one genomic window encodes:
- a CDS encoding ABC transporter substrate-binding protein — protein MKFRFLMVLVLVILGVVAAAKEKIVVNSYMSDPKPRIVFTELVKMFEEKYPEYDVVVNTFPHEDFKTLLRTWLNSDEAPDVVTWFAGERMRYFASKGLLEPVDDIFAPKTFEDYFPSSFRSACEYNGKIYFVPQSWYWWGVYYRKSIFEKYGITPPKTWEEFIKVCETLKENGITPITIGTKYLWPAAGWFDYLDLRINGLDFHMKLTAGEIPYTDPRVKEVFKYWKELVDKGFFLENHSSYTWQEAAAFLFRGEAGMYLIGQFIKDVAPNAVKDDLDFFRFPVINPEIGLYEETPIDGFMIPARAKNKKGAKVFLKFIAEKDVQEYFAKKLGRLAANKNVEPSDEHAAKGLKMILESNGVAQFYDRDTNPEMATAGMNGFVEFMIYPQRLDQILENLERERQRIFGK, from the coding sequence ATGAAATTCCGGTTTTTGATGGTTCTGGTGTTGGTTATCCTGGGTGTCGTTGCTGCTGCTAAAGAAAAGATAGTCGTGAACTCCTACATGTCTGATCCAAAGCCAAGGATCGTTTTTACGGAATTGGTGAAAATGTTTGAGGAGAAATATCCAGAATATGATGTTGTTGTAAATACGTTCCCGCATGAAGATTTCAAAACTCTTCTTAGAACCTGGTTGAATTCCGATGAAGCTCCCGATGTTGTCACATGGTTTGCTGGTGAAAGAATGAGGTATTTTGCCAGCAAAGGTCTTCTCGAACCTGTGGATGATATCTTTGCTCCTAAAACTTTCGAGGACTATTTTCCTTCCTCTTTCAGAAGTGCCTGTGAGTACAATGGAAAGATCTACTTTGTTCCTCAAAGTTGGTATTGGTGGGGTGTGTACTACAGAAAATCAATCTTTGAAAAATATGGTATTACCCCTCCAAAAACGTGGGAAGAATTTATAAAGGTTTGTGAAACGCTAAAAGAGAACGGTATAACTCCTATTACTATCGGAACCAAGTATCTCTGGCCGGCAGCAGGATGGTTTGATTATCTAGATCTCAGAATAAACGGCCTGGACTTCCATATGAAACTCACTGCTGGAGAAATTCCATACACCGATCCAAGAGTTAAGGAAGTGTTCAAATACTGGAAGGAATTAGTCGACAAAGGGTTCTTCCTCGAAAATCATTCCTCCTACACTTGGCAGGAAGCAGCTGCGTTTCTTTTCAGAGGAGAAGCTGGAATGTATCTTATAGGACAATTCATAAAAGATGTTGCACCTAATGCTGTAAAGGACGATCTTGATTTCTTCAGATTTCCCGTTATAAATCCAGAAATTGGTTTATATGAAGAGACCCCAATAGATGGGTTTATGATACCTGCAAGGGCTAAGAACAAGAAAGGCGCAAAGGTTTTCCTCAAATTCATTGCTGAGAAAGACGTCCAAGAATACTTTGCTAAGAAACTTGGGAGACTTGCAGCAAACAAGAACGTGGAACCGTCGGATGAACATGCCGCAAAGGGGTTGAAGATGATACTTGAATCCAATGGTGTGGCTCAATTTTACGACAGAGATACAAATCCAGAAATGGCAACAGCTGGTATGAATGGCTTTG